In the Clostridia bacterium genome, one interval contains:
- the cysK gene encoding cysteine synthase A — MRRIGVGVLELIGRTPLVRLNRLAPPGVTVCGKLEAVNPGGSIKDRIALAMIEAAEREGRLGPGTVIIEPTSGNTGIGLALVAAVKGYRLILTMPENMSLERRSLLKAFGAELVLTPAAKGMKGAIDRAEELARAFPRSFIPNQFANPANPDIHRRTTAEEIWQDTEGQVDILVAGVGTGGTLTGVGEVLKARRPTVRVVAVEPAESAVLSGGRPGVHGIQGIGAGFVPPVLNREIIDEVLPVGEDEARETTRRLAREEGLLVGLSSGAAVRAALAVASRPENRGKVVVVILPDTGERYLSAGVF, encoded by the coding sequence ATGCGCCGCATAGGCGTCGGAGTACTGGAGCTTATCGGTCGTACCCCGCTGGTACGTCTGAACCGGCTGGCCCCGCCGGGAGTTACGGTTTGCGGTAAGCTGGAGGCAGTCAATCCCGGAGGCAGCATCAAGGACCGCATCGCCCTGGCCATGATTGAGGCCGCCGAACGCGAGGGGCGGCTTGGACCGGGAACGGTGATCATCGAGCCCACCAGCGGTAACACGGGCATCGGCCTGGCCCTGGTGGCGGCAGTAAAGGGCTACCGCCTCATACTTACCATGCCCGAGAACATGAGCCTGGAGAGGCGCAGCTTGCTCAAGGCCTTCGGCGCCGAGTTGGTTTTGACCCCGGCGGCAAAAGGCATGAAAGGAGCCATAGACAGAGCCGAAGAGCTGGCCCGGGCATTTCCCCGCAGCTTCATTCCCAACCAATTCGCCAATCCCGCCAATCCGGACATTCACCGGCGCACCACCGCCGAAGAGATCTGGCAGGACACCGAGGGCCAGGTGGACATTCTGGTGGCCGGGGTGGGTACAGGGGGGACGTTGACCGGAGTGGGCGAGGTGCTAAAAGCCCGGCGGCCCACGGTGCGGGTGGTGGCCGTAGAGCCCGCCGAGTCCGCGGTGCTTTCGGGCGGCCGGCCCGGCGTACACGGAATTCAGGGGATTGGGGCGGGCTTCGTACCGCCGGTATTGAACCGGGAGATAATCGACGAGGTTCTTCCGGTCGGCGAGGATGAGGCGCGGGAAACCACCAGGCGTTTGGCCCGGGAGGAAGGGCTTTTGGTAGGCCTATCCTCCGGGGCGGCGGTGCGCGCGGCCCTGGCGGTGGCCTCCCGGCCGGAGAACCGGGGAAAGGTGGTAGTAGTCATCCTGCCGGATACCGGAGAGCGCTACCTTTCTGCCGGAGTGTTTTAG